From a region of the Cytobacillus sp. IB215665 genome:
- a CDS encoding spore coat protein — protein MNNQNKIQNPKTPIPQTPEMNERDFLNDMLATEKYMTDSYCTALNEASHQALYQDIQNVFNETQNCQRQLYNLMFQKGWYKIEASEQQKLQQSYQQFQGYTSQFPYNNMTQ, from the coding sequence GAATAATCAAAACAAAATTCAAAACCCTAAAACACCGATACCACAAACACCTGAAATGAACGAACGTGATTTTTTAAATGACATGCTTGCAACTGAAAAATATATGACGGATTCTTACTGTACAGCATTGAATGAAGCAAGCCATCAAGCACTTTATCAAGATATACAGAATGTTTTTAACGAAACGCAAAATTGTCAAAGACAACTATACAACCTAATGTTCCAAAAAGGTTGGTACAAAATCGAAGCCAGTGAACAACAGAAGCTACAACAATCTTATCAACAATTTCAAGGTTATACGAGTCAATTCCCATATAACAATATGACCCAATAA
- a CDS encoding YusU family protein, with amino-acid sequence MEQKFIEQFDGLLEKYTDLLVGQHTPDTIKKVEMWALYTHIAKSMPALAKHWNEMYPDAKEEMKKVIAEIKQLNEEHRSSK; translated from the coding sequence GTGGAACAAAAGTTTATAGAGCAGTTTGACGGTTTACTTGAAAAATACACTGATTTATTAGTTGGTCAACATACTCCTGATACAATCAAAAAGGTTGAGATGTGGGCGCTTTATACTCATATTGCGAAAAGCATGCCTGCATTGGCTAAGCATTGGAATGAAATGTACCCAGATGCAAAGGAAGAAATGAAGAAGGTCATTGCTGAAATTAAACAATTAAATGAAGAACATCGTTCATCCAAGTAG
- a CDS encoding SIMPL domain-containing protein produces MNSYPYYNPFPKQLNKRHTRHDKIEPHIIVEGRGKVTVKPDLVSMQLGVITEDQSATTAQQQNALKSTQLIRSLIELGIDKNDIETMTYNVFPLYKTVDNESILEGFKVTHLLKITVRNSHMSGEIYDVAFQNGASSAGRLSFKLSDPDPYYMQALQAAVNHAIQKAAVIAETIHAQINQTPTKIKEVGHPPYRTFTEEQPLMSTTITPSTSILPREISITAEIEAQFDYKY; encoded by the coding sequence ATGAATTCGTACCCTTATTACAATCCTTTTCCTAAACAGCTAAATAAAAGGCACACTCGACATGACAAAATTGAGCCACATATTATTGTCGAAGGACGTGGGAAAGTAACTGTAAAACCAGATTTAGTTTCTATGCAATTAGGTGTTATTACTGAGGATCAGAGCGCCACCACTGCTCAACAGCAAAATGCATTAAAGTCAACACAGCTTATTCGTTCTTTAATTGAGTTGGGAATTGACAAAAATGATATTGAAACAATGACATACAACGTTTTTCCATTATACAAAACAGTTGATAACGAAAGCATACTCGAAGGATTTAAAGTTACACACCTGTTAAAGATTACGGTTCGAAACAGCCATATGTCTGGAGAAATTTATGATGTAGCATTTCAAAATGGAGCTAGCAGTGCTGGGAGATTAAGTTTTAAATTATCAGATCCCGACCCATACTACATGCAGGCTTTACAAGCTGCTGTAAATCATGCCATTCAAAAAGCTGCTGTCATTGCAGAAACGATTCATGCACAAATAAATCAAACTCCTACAAAAATTAAAGAGGTTGGTCACCCGCCATACAGAACATTTACTGAAGAACAACCACTTATGTCTACAACAATTACTCCATCTACTTCCATTCTGCCAAGAGAAATTAGCATCACTGCGGAAATTGAAGCTCAATTTGATTATAAGTACTAG
- a CDS encoding ABC transporter permease, whose translation MIFSMKRVNAIFIKDWIDLLKNSYMLLTIAMPLALAAYLGRVGGNDELSHMFLINLTFTLVGTFVQASIVAEEKEKNTLRGLLLSPASTLEILVGKSTLSAAATIVVVAGVMFLSDFQMVSLPLFILMLFVGLIIYISIGTMIGLLSRTVMETGVVGMPILVILGMGSIFTSVTDNELIIKLVSYLPSEQFNYMWTQFNDTGSYSDIFGNLFILLIWVVVSIAVTLITYKKRRFD comes from the coding sequence ATGATATTTTCAATGAAAAGAGTAAATGCAATTTTTATTAAGGACTGGATTGATTTATTAAAAAATTCTTATATGTTATTAACAATCGCTATGCCGTTAGCACTTGCAGCTTATCTAGGTAGAGTAGGTGGCAATGACGAACTCTCTCACATGTTTTTGATTAATTTAACCTTTACGCTAGTAGGGACTTTCGTACAAGCTTCTATAGTCGCTGAAGAAAAAGAAAAAAATACACTGAGGGGACTATTACTTTCACCAGCTAGTACATTGGAGATTCTAGTAGGGAAAAGTACATTATCAGCCGCAGCTACAATAGTTGTCGTTGCTGGTGTTATGTTTCTTAGTGATTTTCAGATGGTATCTTTACCACTCTTCATATTGATGTTATTTGTAGGATTGATTATATATATTTCGATTGGTACAATGATAGGTTTACTTTCTCGTACAGTAATGGAAACCGGAGTAGTTGGAATGCCAATTTTGGTCATATTAGGAATGGGTTCTATATTCACTTCGGTGACAGATAATGAATTGATTATAAAGCTAGTAAGCTATTTACCGAGTGAGCAATTTAATTATATGTGGACTCAATTCAATGATACTGGAAGCTATAGTGATATATTTGGAAATTTGTTTATTCTTCTTATTTGGGTAGTTGTATCTATTGCTGTTACGTTAATTACATATAAAAAACGAAGATTTGACTAG
- a CDS encoding ABC transporter ATP-binding protein: MNNIIEVSNLVKSFKNKVALKDVSFNVKKGETFGFLGPSGSGKTTTIKILTSQLLHTSGEVQVFGEHVSKLNDPAYMKRIGVLTDNSGLYDRLSVYDNLVLYCKLYDVDVNRIDEVLESVNLVNEKKTQVKKLSKGMKQRVTLARAILHKPDLLFLDEPTSALDPANTKNIHNGLRQLNEEGTTIFLTTHDMLEAEEICDRVAFLNNGEIELLDTPQNLRTKFADPSISLLLKGDRTIVVDKDEQGAKQIYELMKSGDVVSIHSNEPTLGDIFVRLTGRELV; the protein is encoded by the coding sequence ATGAACAATATTATTGAAGTAAGTAATTTAGTTAAGTCATTTAAAAATAAAGTGGCTTTGAAGGATGTTTCTTTTAATGTGAAAAAAGGGGAGACTTTCGGTTTCTTAGGTCCAAGCGGATCAGGAAAAACAACAACTATTAAAATATTAACATCTCAACTTCTACATACATCTGGAGAGGTTCAAGTGTTCGGAGAACATGTAAGCAAATTAAATGATCCTGCTTATATGAAAAGAATTGGTGTATTAACAGATAATAGTGGGCTATATGATCGATTGTCTGTTTACGATAATCTTGTACTCTATTGTAAGCTATATGATGTGGATGTGAACAGAATTGATGAAGTATTAGAATCTGTCAACCTAGTTAATGAGAAAAAAACACAAGTTAAAAAGCTATCTAAAGGAATGAAGCAACGAGTCACGTTGGCTCGTGCCATTCTTCATAAGCCTGACCTATTATTTTTAGATGAGCCAACATCAGCATTGGATCCAGCAAATACGAAAAATATTCACAATGGTTTGCGCCAATTAAATGAAGAGGGAACGACAATCTTTTTAACAACACATGACATGTTAGAGGCAGAAGAGATTTGTGATCGTGTTGCATTTCTTAATAATGGTGAGATTGAGTTACTCGATACCCCTCAAAATTTGCGCACTAAATTTGCAGATCCTTCCATTTCGCTATTGCTAAAAGGGGATCGAACTATTGTTGTTGATAAGGATGAACAAGGGGCAAAACAAATTTATGAACTGATGAAATCAGGTGATGTTGTTTCAATACATTCAAATGAGCCAACACTCGGAGATATTTTTGTGCGATTAACTGGGAGGGAGTTAGTATGA
- a CDS encoding LytTR family transcriptional regulator DNA-binding domain-containing protein, translating to MGILSVKKLERNIGNTVLFPPIDLTIHNGDIVAIQCNIEVGGQFIQILTDRLPKSGGEINYFEKPFIGNFKNISPNIGVLLSDDGYYERLTPKQYLQFIKRLYNVDGDIEVIIKMVGLIDKQNTKIDKLSFSEKKRLQIARVILQDPQFFIMEEPTQNVDIESKMIVKRIIEELAEQGKAILLTTSDLENAIIMTNCVYRLNGEGLKKIDVADGEDVKKEIIKNNNRTSNNKAASNAEMTEKNIQDVEEDQVINTQVRFEKIPAKVNEKIILFDPTEIDFIESNDGIAHLHVKGETFACSYTLNELFDRLYPFGFFRCHRSYIVNLQKVREVITWTRNSYSLILDDAKKSSIPLSKGKLNDLKGIIGI from the coding sequence ATGGGCATATTAAGTGTGAAAAAGCTTGAAAGGAATATTGGGAATACGGTCTTATTCCCACCTATAGACTTAACAATACATAATGGAGACATCGTTGCAATCCAATGTAACATTGAAGTTGGTGGACAATTCATTCAAATACTTACCGATAGATTACCTAAATCTGGAGGAGAAATTAATTATTTTGAAAAACCATTTATTGGTAATTTTAAAAATATAAGTCCTAACATAGGTGTCCTATTGTCTGATGATGGCTATTATGAACGCCTGACACCGAAACAATACTTACAATTCATTAAGCGGCTGTATAATGTGGATGGCGATATTGAAGTTATTATTAAAATGGTTGGTTTAATAGATAAACAGAATACAAAAATCGACAAGCTTAGCTTTTCTGAAAAGAAGCGTTTGCAAATTGCCCGGGTAATTTTACAAGATCCACAGTTTTTCATCATGGAAGAACCAACACAAAATGTAGATATTGAAAGTAAAATGATTGTAAAAAGGATAATTGAAGAACTTGCTGAGCAGGGGAAAGCAATATTATTGACGACAAGCGATCTTGAAAATGCGATTATTATGACGAACTGTGTGTATCGTTTGAATGGAGAAGGGTTAAAAAAGATAGATGTAGCTGATGGCGAGGACGTTAAAAAGGAGATTATTAAGAATAACAACAGAACGAGTAATAATAAAGCAGCTTCAAATGCGGAAATGACTGAGAAAAATATTCAAGATGTTGAAGAGGATCAAGTAATCAATACACAAGTTCGTTTTGAAAAGATTCCGGCTAAAGTGAATGAAAAGATCATTCTCTTTGATCCAACAGAAATAGATTTTATTGAAAGTAATGACGGAATCGCTCATTTACATGTGAAAGGAGAGACTTTTGCGTGTTCTTATACATTAAATGAATTATTTGATCGCTTATATCCATTTGGTTTCTTCAGATGCCATCGTTCTTATATTGTAAACTTGCAAAAGGTAAGAGAAGTTATAACCTGGACACGTAATAGTTATAGCTTAATTCTAGATGATGCGAAAAAAAGCTCAATCCCGTTATCAAAAGGTAAATTAAATGATTTGAAGGGCATAATTGGAATATAA
- a CDS encoding aldo/keto reductase, translated as MLNSISSTVSLHNGIEMPWLGLGVYKAEDGKQVIDAVKSAIRAGYRSIDTAAIYKNEEGVGQAIKQTEVPREQLFITSKVWNSDQGFESTLRAFEDSLARLNLDYLDLYLIHWPVEGKYKETWRALEQLYKDGKVRSIGVSNFHVHHLQDLLTEAEIKPMVNQVEFHPKLLQEELRNFCREHQIQFEAWSPLMHGKLLDNELLTEIANKHNKTAAQVILRWDLQSGVVTIPKSIKEHRIIENASIFDFEITNEDMRTINDLNEDLRFGPDPDNFDF; from the coding sequence ATGTTGAATTCAATATCAAGCACAGTTTCATTACATAATGGCATTGAAATGCCATGGTTAGGGTTGGGGGTATATAAGGCTGAGGATGGCAAGCAAGTAATAGATGCAGTTAAATCTGCTATTCGTGCTGGGTACCGAAGCATTGACACAGCAGCAATATACAAAAATGAAGAAGGTGTCGGGCAAGCTATTAAACAAACCGAGGTACCACGTGAGCAATTATTTATTACATCAAAGGTTTGGAACTCTGATCAAGGCTTTGAATCAACTTTACGTGCATTTGAAGATAGTCTAGCTAGGCTTAACCTCGACTACTTAGACCTTTATCTTATTCACTGGCCTGTAGAAGGCAAATACAAAGAAACATGGCGCGCTCTCGAACAGCTTTATAAAGATGGAAAGGTCAGGTCAATTGGCGTAAGTAACTTCCATGTCCATCATTTACAAGATTTATTAACTGAAGCAGAAATAAAGCCTATGGTGAATCAAGTAGAATTCCATCCAAAATTATTACAAGAAGAGTTACGTAACTTTTGCCGAGAGCATCAAATTCAGTTTGAAGCTTGGTCACCTTTAATGCACGGAAAATTACTAGACAACGAGCTTTTAACTGAGATTGCAAACAAACATAACAAAACGGCAGCTCAAGTAATCTTAAGATGGGATTTACAAAGTGGTGTTGTAACAATACCAAAATCAATAAAAGAGCATCGAATCATTGAAAATGCCTCTATCTTTGATTTTGAAATAACGAATGAAGATATGCGTACAATTAATGACTTAAATGAAGATTTACGCTTCGGACCAGATCCCGATAATTTTGACTTTTAA
- a CDS encoding cupin domain-containing protein — translation MKIYQFNRNAGKEITQFDSNFVMSRIGIVDKKAHIGFMYLNKEGIVGYHQAVSDQLLLVVSGSGTVRGENNETQIVEAGDAVFWNKGEWHETMSNDGLTAVVIESEELDPSAYMKLRK, via the coding sequence ATGAAAATATATCAGTTTAATAGAAATGCGGGAAAAGAAATAACACAATTTGATTCAAACTTTGTCATGTCGCGTATAGGTATCGTAGATAAAAAAGCTCATATTGGGTTTATGTATCTAAATAAAGAAGGTATCGTCGGCTATCACCAAGCAGTTTCTGATCAGCTGCTATTAGTCGTAAGTGGAAGTGGCACTGTTAGAGGTGAAAATAATGAAACACAAATTGTTGAAGCTGGTGATGCAGTGTTTTGGAACAAAGGTGAGTGGCATGAAACTATGTCAAATGATGGATTAACAGCCGTCGTTATTGAGAGTGAAGAACTAGATCCATCAGCATATATGAAGTTGAGAAAATGA
- a CDS encoding penicillin acylase family protein translates to MNINKSIKGGSLLEAPTEKSKRLLFKTKRRRVVFYSIFTIIIVCALLLTAGYIYVLQSKPKTKGEIIISGLQQEVSVYRDEMGIPHIEANNLQDLFFAQGYVTAQERLFQMDLIRRQASGQLSEVIGESAVDTDKFFRTIGLHRVANETWDILSEETQEILTAYTNGVNAFIDTVNEEGGLAVEFRLMGYKPDKWTVYDSILVGKYMAYDLGGHWEGQAFRYYLAQNFSDEQTLDLFPTYPEDGATILQALRENPLNVKQSLASAHMPNELNGSNNWVVAGEKTESGYPYIANDPHLGLATPSIWFETHLKTSNFEVSGVIVPGAPGIILGRNEHIAWGITNVGPDVQDLYIEKRNPENDLEFEYKGEWEKATVIQEPIAVKDGEDIDYQVLETRHGPIISEFAHDEKPETALALKWTALEPSPELEVVLKFGRAENWDDFKDALTYFYAPASNFVFASIDGTIAYRANGLIPIRKNGTSLVPVPGWTGEYEWEGFVPWEELPTIVNPEEGFISTANNKVVDDSYPYHLSNIWAQPYRQQRIRDVLLSKDTFSMEDMKNLQLDNKNLYAEEFVPMFLSLLNNVQLRSIDDEVLSKMRQWNFIDDKDLAEPLVFHFWMEEISNVLFEDKIDEDMISFFRGKSQVVDELIRRAIGGNPGPWIEDAGGLDKVVLNALQRAIDKAAELQGNNVDKWKWGNFHEIIFSHPLAAIKPLNLLFNSSPIPVSGSNITVKAASWNRKTGEVNHGASWRVIQDLADMTTSYSVVGPGQSGHVLSKNYHDQMESWAEGEYHVTSTDSDNYQKNAHLLLLKPK, encoded by the coding sequence ATGAATATTAATAAAAGTATAAAGGGGGGGAGTTTATTGGAGGCACCAACAGAAAAAAGTAAGCGACTTCTTTTTAAAACGAAACGTCGTCGGGTAGTATTCTACAGTATATTTACGATTATTATAGTTTGCGCTCTGTTACTTACAGCTGGATATATTTACGTTCTACAAAGTAAACCAAAAACAAAAGGTGAAATCATCATTAGTGGATTACAACAAGAAGTTTCCGTATACCGTGATGAAATGGGTATTCCTCATATTGAAGCAAATAATTTACAAGATTTGTTTTTTGCTCAAGGGTACGTGACCGCACAAGAGCGTTTGTTTCAAATGGATTTAATTCGGCGTCAAGCATCAGGTCAATTAAGTGAAGTCATTGGTGAAAGTGCAGTGGATACGGACAAATTTTTCCGCACAATTGGCTTACATCGTGTTGCAAATGAGACGTGGGATATTTTATCAGAAGAGACACAAGAAATATTAACTGCTTATACCAATGGGGTAAATGCATTCATCGATACAGTTAATGAAGAGGGGGGGCTTGCTGTTGAATTTCGGTTAATGGGTTATAAACCGGACAAGTGGACAGTTTACGATTCAATTCTTGTAGGTAAGTATATGGCGTATGACTTAGGAGGACATTGGGAGGGGCAAGCTTTCCGCTATTACTTAGCTCAAAATTTTTCTGACGAACAAACATTGGATCTGTTTCCGACATACCCTGAAGACGGGGCAACTATTTTGCAGGCATTACGTGAAAATCCACTTAATGTGAAACAAAGCTTGGCATCTGCTCATATGCCAAATGAGTTAAATGGGAGTAATAATTGGGTTGTAGCAGGGGAGAAAACCGAATCGGGCTATCCGTATATTGCGAATGATCCTCACCTCGGGCTTGCAACTCCTTCTATATGGTTTGAAACACACCTAAAAACATCAAATTTTGAAGTAAGCGGTGTGATTGTACCGGGAGCACCTGGAATCATCCTAGGTAGAAACGAGCATATAGCGTGGGGAATTACGAATGTTGGTCCTGATGTACAAGATTTATATATTGAAAAAAGGAATCCAGAAAATGACTTAGAATTTGAATACAAGGGTGAATGGGAAAAAGCAACAGTCATACAAGAGCCAATTGCTGTTAAAGATGGAGAAGACATTGATTATCAAGTTCTAGAAACCCGTCATGGGCCTATTATTTCTGAGTTTGCGCATGATGAGAAGCCAGAAACAGCACTTGCGCTGAAATGGACGGCACTCGAACCTTCACCAGAGCTTGAAGTAGTATTGAAATTTGGGAGGGCTGAGAACTGGGATGATTTTAAAGACGCACTCACATACTTTTATGCCCCAGCTTCTAATTTTGTTTTTGCGTCAATAGATGGAACGATTGCTTATCGTGCAAATGGGTTAATTCCAATTCGAAAGAATGGGACCAGTCTTGTACCTGTTCCTGGTTGGACAGGTGAGTATGAATGGGAAGGCTTTGTTCCTTGGGAGGAGCTCCCAACGATCGTAAATCCAGAAGAAGGGTTTATTTCGACTGCAAATAATAAAGTAGTTGATGATAGTTACCCTTATCATCTGTCAAATATATGGGCGCAGCCATATCGACAACAACGGATTCGCGATGTGCTATTAAGTAAAGATACATTTTCAATGGAGGATATGAAAAACCTTCAACTTGATAACAAGAACTTATATGCAGAAGAGTTTGTACCAATGTTCTTATCGCTATTAAATAATGTTCAACTAAGATCGATTGATGATGAAGTGTTAAGTAAAATGCGTCAATGGAATTTTATTGATGATAAGGACTTAGCCGAACCGCTCGTTTTTCATTTTTGGATGGAAGAAATCTCAAATGTGTTGTTTGAAGATAAGATCGACGAGGATATGATCAGTTTCTTTAGGGGAAAATCACAAGTTGTTGATGAACTGATTCGAAGGGCAATTGGAGGAAATCCAGGGCCGTGGATTGAAGATGCAGGGGGATTAGACAAAGTTGTTTTGAATGCATTACAGCGAGCTATTGACAAAGCGGCTGAGCTACAAGGGAATAATGTAGATAAGTGGAAATGGGGCAATTTTCACGAAATTATTTTTAGTCACCCTCTTGCCGCAATTAAACCATTAAATTTATTATTTAACTCTTCACCAATACCGGTAAGCGGTAGTAATATTACTGTCAAAGCAGCTAGTTGGAATAGAAAAACAGGAGAAGTTAATCACGGTGCATCATGGCGAGTAATACAAGATTTAGCTGATATGACAACAAGCTATAGTGTTGTTGGACCTGGTCAAAGCGGACACGTATTAAGTAAAAACTACCACGATCAAATGGAAAGCTGGGCTGAAGGAGAGTATCATGTGACAAGCACAGATTCTGATAACTACCAGAAAAATGCGCATTTATTGTTATTGAAACCGAAATAA
- a CDS encoding ABC-2 transporter permease translates to MFNLIRNEFHVHKVHLIVNLMLIFFLYFVARDNFPLLFIGLILTLLFTRNMYFYDIRNNSEVLMNSLPVSRKQIVTSKYVTVTLFALICFSFSMVLNMFFNMYGKLTLFEFVTTLTILAIFMAFFFPSYYLFGPVFIRYAMVLLVVLIFAVGPMVLNLGVKNNFWGLLHLFEQYSIQFAMSMLAVIAVLISLSWLLSYRIYEAKEL, encoded by the coding sequence ATGTTTAATTTAATTAGAAACGAATTTCACGTACATAAAGTACATTTAATCGTCAACTTAATGTTAATTTTTTTCTTATATTTCGTTGCTAGAGACAATTTTCCGTTATTATTCATAGGACTAATTTTGACGCTATTATTTACACGGAATATGTATTTTTATGATATTCGAAACAATAGTGAAGTATTGATGAATAGTTTGCCTGTGTCTAGGAAGCAAATTGTCACATCAAAATACGTTACAGTAACTCTCTTTGCACTCATTTGTTTTTCCTTCTCAATGGTTTTGAATATGTTTTTTAATATGTATGGTAAGTTAACTCTTTTTGAGTTTGTAACTACATTAACAATATTAGCGATTTTTATGGCATTCTTCTTTCCGAGTTATTACTTATTTGGTCCAGTTTTTATTAGATATGCGATGGTGTTATTGGTCGTGCTCATTTTTGCGGTAGGTCCAATGGTATTAAACCTAGGTGTTAAAAATAATTTTTGGGGGCTTTTACATTTATTTGAGCAATACTCAATACAGTTTGCCATGTCCATGTTGGCTGTGATAGCAGTATTAATAAGTCTTTCTTGGTTATTGTCATATAGAATTTACGAAGCAAAAGAGCTGTAA
- the pmtA gene encoding phenol-soluble modulin export ABC transporter ATP-binding protein PmtA: protein MEQVITVNNVNKLYKGFQLDDVSFSINKGFITGFIGPNGSGKTTMIKLLMNLIKYDTGDIQVFGMDHIKHSQEIKERIGFVYAENHYYEHLTIADIKRAIAPFYKNWDEEAFQRNINHFRLPLKKKLKQFSTGMKMKLSIAVALSHHADLIIMDEPTSGLDPVVRREILQLLTEIMQDEDKTIFFSTHITTDLEQIADYITFINNGKIIFNKEKDEVFEDYQIVKGSNKYLTENIRQLAIGIKETDVGFEALTNDKKSMNALLGPNVMFERATLDDIMFYTNRSVQYV from the coding sequence ATGGAACAAGTAATTACAGTGAATAACGTAAATAAATTGTACAAAGGTTTTCAGTTAGACGATGTTTCCTTTTCAATTAACAAAGGGTTCATTACAGGTTTTATCGGTCCGAATGGCTCTGGGAAAACAACAATGATCAAATTACTTATGAATTTAATAAAATACGATACTGGTGATATTCAAGTTTTTGGAATGGATCACATAAAGCATAGTCAGGAAATTAAAGAACGCATAGGATTTGTATATGCTGAAAATCACTATTATGAACATTTGACAATAGCTGATATAAAAAGAGCAATTGCTCCTTTCTACAAAAACTGGGATGAAGAAGCTTTTCAACGAAATATTAATCATTTTCGACTACCGCTAAAGAAAAAGCTAAAACAATTTTCAACTGGGATGAAAATGAAATTATCAATTGCAGTTGCGCTTTCCCATCATGCTGATCTTATTATTATGGATGAACCAACTTCAGGGCTTGACCCTGTTGTGAGAAGAGAGATTTTGCAGCTACTTACAGAAATTATGCAAGATGAAGATAAAACCATCTTCTTTTCTACTCATATTACAACTGACCTTGAACAGATTGCTGACTATATCACATTTATTAATAATGGGAAAATTATCTTTAATAAGGAGAAGGACGAAGTATTTGAGGACTATCAAATTGTAAAAGGTTCAAACAAGTACTTAACTGAAAATATTAGACAGCTAGCAATTGGTATAAAAGAAACTGATGTTGGCTTCGAAGCGTTAACAAACGACAAGAAATCAATGAATGCATTACTCGGTCCTAATGTGATGTTCGAGAGAGCTACACTTGATGATATTATGTTTTATACGAATAGGAGTGTTCAATATGTTTAA
- a CDS encoding GntR family transcriptional regulator, with protein MDIIISSSADEPIYEQITNQIKQQILRGDLKEGDPLPSMRKLAKDLQISIITTKRAYEELEKEGFITSQVGKGSFVSGQNVSVLRDQQLQLIENKLEVVVDESKVMGIELSVLLELVTMLYKEENK; from the coding sequence ATGGATATTATTATTTCTAGCTCAGCAGATGAACCAATCTATGAGCAAATAACTAATCAAATTAAACAGCAAATTTTACGAGGGGATTTAAAGGAAGGTGACCCACTCCCATCAATGAGGAAGCTTGCAAAGGATTTGCAAATTAGTATTATTACGACGAAAAGGGCGTATGAAGAGCTGGAAAAGGAAGGGTTTATTACGTCTCAAGTTGGGAAAGGATCATTTGTTTCTGGTCAAAATGTAAGTGTATTACGTGATCAACAATTACAATTGATTGAAAACAAGCTTGAAGTCGTCGTTGATGAAAGCAAAGTAATGGGAATTGAATTAAGTGTACTACTAGAACTCGTAACGATGCTTTACAAGGAGGAGAATAAATGA